The nucleotide sequence ACTGTGTTCGGATCCGTCGAGTTCAACGTCATGGACGGTGGCCGTGCTCCGCACCCCCGACTCCCGTGGTGGAAGCAAGTTTGTTCACGAGAACCTCCCAGTGGGCTCGTTGCTTGACGTGGAGGGTCCCCGGACGAACTTCTCATTGGAGGAGGCCGGAAGCTACGTACTGGTGGCAGGTGGGGTGGGCATAACGCCAATCATCGCCATGGCCCGCCAGCTGGAAAGTGATGGCGCGGACTGGTCTCTCCTTTACACTGGCCGGTCCAGGGCCACCATGGCGTTCCTGGATGAAATAGCCGGCATGCCGCAGGACCGTGTGACAGTCCATGCGGATGACGAAGCCAATGGCACCTTCGCGGATATTGCCGGTGCGGTAGGTTCCCTCGACGCAAATGCGCTCGTCTACGTGTGTGGTCCGGAACCTCTCATGAAAGCCGTTGAAGCTGCCCTCGAAGACCCCTCCCGGCTCAGGCTGGAGCGGTTCAAGGCCCCGGTCCCTGCTTCCGCGACCGCCGAGGAGAGTACCGGCTTTGATGTCGTGTGCAAGAGCACCGGCCAGCGCATCACTGTCGGCCCCGACATCTCGGTCCTGGATGCCCTCAACCAGGCCGGAGTCGACGTCCCGAGTTCCTGCACGGAAGGAATTTGCGGCACGTGCGAGGTGGGTGTCGTCGAAGGCGACGTCGACCACCGGGATTTCCTCCTGAGCCCAGCCGAACAAGCCGAAAGCAGATCCATGTTCGTCTGTGTTTCCCGTTGCCGCTCACGGGAGCTCGTCCTGGACCTCTGATCCTCAATCCGCCCACCCAACTCAATCCGGAAGGTTGTCCATGACTTTTTTCGCCGCTGAACCCGTATGCAAGCTCCGATCGCTCCGATCGGTTTCCCTCAAGGTCCCCCGGGCCGTCGCAGCCAAGGATTTTTACCATGAAGTCTGGGGCCTCTCCACCGTGGAGGAAGACAGCGACAGGTTCTGGCTGCGGGGAACAGGTTCGGACCACCACATACTTCGCCTGGAACAGGCCGAGCAGAACGGGCTCGGCTCCATCTCGTTCGCCCTCTCCACTCCACGGGACGTGGACGTCGCGGCAGTCAAACTCGCAGCCCTTGGCATTCCGCTGTTCCGGGAGCCCGGTCCCCTGGATGACGCAGCCGGCGGCTACGGGCTGCAATTGGTGGACCCCGAAGGGCGGCTGCTGGAACTGTCCGCGAACGTCCACGCAGTGGTCTCACAGGAACCCGGCGGCAGGCGCGCCCTGCCGCGGAAAATTGCCCACGTTGTCCTGAACACGGTGGACATTGATCGTGCCACCGATTTCTATACGCAAGTGCTTGGCATGCGGATCTCCGACTGGTCGGAGCACCAAATGGCTTTCCTCCGGTGCAATGCCGAGCATCATGTCATCGCCTTCAACCAAGCGCCGTGGTCCTCCGTCAACCACGTTGCCTACGAGATGCAAAGCATCGACCACTTCATGCGCGGGATAGGAAGCCTGAAATCGCACGGTATCGCCCCGCAGTGGGGGCCTGGCCGGCACGGCCCCGGCGACAATACCTTCTCCTACTTCACCGATCCAAACAACCTGGTTTGTGAATACACCTCGGAAGTTGCCCAAGTGAATGAAGACAGTTGGCTCTGCCGCACATGGAGACGAACCCCTGAGCTGTCCGACCAATGGGGAACCGCGGGACCGCCCACGGCAACCGTCCGCAGTGCAATGGCGGGCATTGCCGATCCCGGGTACCGCGACTTGGTACAGCCTGAATCCGGTGACTATTTCCTGAGCATGGAGGCTGTCCATGCCACCCACTGACAAGGCCATGCGTTGGATGTCGTCCGAAGGCATATCCATTGAAATGCGCGGTTCCGGGGTCCCGGTCCTGATGATGCACGGGATCGGCGGCAACGCCAACTCATGCGCCCTCCTGGCGGAACGATTGAGCAACAACGGTTACCGCACCATCTCCTGGGACGCGCCAGGCTACGGTCAATCCACGGACGCGTCCGTCCACGACGACCATGTGGACGTGGCGGCTGCATTGATTACGGAGCTGGGCAGCGGTCCCGTCCACGTCTTTGGCACGTCATGGGGTGGCGTCATCGGCACGCAGATGGCAGCACGGTATCCGGAGCTGGTGCGCTCTTTGGTCCTTGCCAGCAGCACCCGAGGGTCCTGCCTGACGAAGGAATCGGCGGACAGAATGCTCAAACGGATCAATGAACTCCGCGACGTCGGACCTGAAGTTTTTGCCGCCAGGCGCTTCCGCAGATTGGTCTCCCCCGTGACGCCGACGACGGTGGCCGACACCGTGCGCCGCGAGATGGCGGCGGTCCGCCTGCCGGGATACTCGGCAGCGGCGCGGATGATGGCCCGGACCAACAACACAGTTGTCCTGACTGCGCTCAAAGTCCCTTCCTTCGTCGTCGTCGGCCGGGACGACTTCGTCACGGGCGTCGAGGAGTCCCGTTTGGTGTCAAAGCTCATCCCTGGAGCCGGGTTCGAAATCCTTGAGGATGCAGGGCACGCCGCACTGCAGGAGCAGCCCGGGCTGATGGCCGACGCCGTGCTCCGTTTCTGGGCGGGCCAGGCATGAGCCGGCTCGTTGTGGTCAGCGGATCCGGCCGGGGGCTGGGATTCAGCATCGCCGAACGGCTCGCCGTTGGAGGGGACCACGTTGTGCTCGCCGAGAAAAGCCCGCAATTGGCAGAATCGGCCCAGGACACTCTGCGATCGCGGGGCCTCTCGGCAACAGCGATCATCACGGACATCTCCGATGCCTCCTCCGTCTCAGCGCTGGCCACGGCTGTGGAAAGACTGGGGGGCGCTCACGCCCTGGTCAACAATGCGGCGCTTGCCGACGGGGTGGGAGGGGACGCGTTTTGGGAACTCGATGACGACTTCTTCCAACGGGTCATGACCGTCAATGCCTTTGGCACGTGGTTGATGAGCAAGCATTTCTATCCGCAGTTAGCGGTGAAATCCGGCAGTTCCATCGTGAACATTGCCTCGGACGCTGCGCTGTATGGCTCACCCCGGCTTGTGCACTATGTGGGGTCGAAGGGAGCGGTGCTGTCCATGACCCGGACGATGGCCCGCGACGCCGGCCCGGCCGGCGTCAGGATCAATGCCGTGGCTCCCGGGCTGACCCGGGTGGAAGCAACCGAACGGGTCCCGGCTGACCGCTTCCAGCTCTACCAGGACCGCCGGGTCCTGGCCCGGGAGCAGACTCCTGACGATGTGGCCGGCGTGGTGCAGTTCCTGATCTCGGATTCAGCAGCTTTCATTACCGGCCAAAACATCGTTGTTGATGGCGGATTCGTCATGGGTCAGTAGCCAGCGCAGTGAGGACCCCCTTGAACATCAAAAAGAAGGAGAACCGTACGTGGACCTGCAGTTGAAAGATCGGACAGTGGTGGTGACGGGAGCCAGCTCAGGCGTTGGCCTCGCCACCGCACGGCTTCTCCTGGGCGAAGGAGCCCGGGTAGCAGCATGCGCACGGGACGTGGACCGGCTTGAGGAAGCGTTCAGCGAATTCTCTTGGGCCGACCCGGATTCCATCCTTTTGGAATCCTGCGATGTCACGGACCGGAACGCTGCCGATGCCTTCATCACCACCACACTGAAGCGCTTCGGTGGCATCGACGGACTGGTCTGCAACGCAGGACGATCGCTGATGGCAACACTGGAAGACACCACAGACGAGCAATTCCGGGAAGAGTTCGACCTCAAGATTTTCGGGGCGTGGAACATGATCCGCTCCGCGCGCGCGTCGCTTGCCCGCTCGGCGTCCGCCGTCGAGGTAAGCCAACCGCCGTCGTCGACGACCCGCCGGCCGGGCGCGGCGATAGTCAACGTCAACGCCATCCTGGCCCGGCAACCGGAACTTCGCCTTGCGGCGACGTCTGCAGCCCGTGCCGGGCTGCTCAACCTGACGCACTCGATCGCCGAGGACCTGGCATCGGACGGCATCCGCGTGAACTCAGTGATGCTCGGGCTCATCGATACAGGCCAGTGGCGACGGCGCTTCGAAATCGCGATGTCCGACCTCGGATACGCCGACTGGAGTGCCGAAATAGCCAAGGACAGGGGCATCGGACTCGGCCGGTTCGGCACAGCGGAGGAAGTGGCTTTCCACATCGTCACGCTGCTTTCGCCACTGAGCGGCTATACCACCGGAACCACGGTGGAAGTCGGCGGCGGCGTGAACCGGTACGTCTGACAACCACTCAAGCTACGAAAGGGACTCGATGTCACAGAAACAATCAACCAACGGACCCAACGGCGGGGACGTCCTCGTCAGGGTGATGCGCCGTCACGGGATCGACACCGCCTTCGGCGTCATCAGCATCCACAACCTCCCCCTGGTGGAAGCCGTGGACCGTGAACTTACCTTCATCCCCATGCGCCACGAAGCCGCCGCGGTGAATGCAGCCGATGCTTACGCCAGGGCAAGCGGCAAGTTCGGTGTTGCCCTGACCAGCACCGGTACCGGAGCCGGCAATGCGGCCGGCTCCATGGTGGAGGCGTTGACGGCGGGAAGCCGCGTCCTGCACATTACCGGCCAGATCGACAGTGAATTTCTCGGCGGGAACCGCGGGGTTATCCACGAGGTTCCACGCCAACTGCAAATGCTGGACGCCGTCTCCGGATACGCGCGCACCATCTTCAACTGCAAGGACGCTGAAGCCGATCTGGAGGAGGCCATTGCCCACCTGCAGTCGCTGCCGCATTCCCCCTCCAGCATCGAATGGCCCACTGACCTGCAATACCTGGCGCGCCCCGATGAGCAGCGGGCCATCGAGGCCGCTGAGCGGCTTCCCC is from Paenarthrobacter nicotinovorans and encodes:
- a CDS encoding SDR family oxidoreductase, which codes for MSRLVVVSGSGRGLGFSIAERLAVGGDHVVLAEKSPQLAESAQDTLRSRGLSATAIITDISDASSVSALATAVERLGGAHALVNNAALADGVGGDAFWELDDDFFQRVMTVNAFGTWLMSKHFYPQLAVKSGSSIVNIASDAALYGSPRLVHYVGSKGAVLSMTRTMARDAGPAGVRINAVAPGLTRVEATERVPADRFQLYQDRRVLAREQTPDDVAGVVQFLISDSAAFITGQNIVVDGGFVMGQ
- a CDS encoding VOC family protein, giving the protein MTFFAAEPVCKLRSLRSVSLKVPRAVAAKDFYHEVWGLSTVEEDSDRFWLRGTGSDHHILRLEQAEQNGLGSISFALSTPRDVDVAAVKLAALGIPLFREPGPLDDAAGGYGLQLVDPEGRLLELSANVHAVVSQEPGGRRALPRKIAHVVLNTVDIDRATDFYTQVLGMRISDWSEHQMAFLRCNAEHHVIAFNQAPWSSVNHVAYEMQSIDHFMRGIGSLKSHGIAPQWGPGRHGPGDNTFSYFTDPNNLVCEYTSEVAQVNEDSWLCRTWRRTPELSDQWGTAGPPTATVRSAMAGIADPGYRDLVQPESGDYFLSMEAVHATH
- a CDS encoding alpha/beta fold hydrolase, with protein sequence MPPTDKAMRWMSSEGISIEMRGSGVPVLMMHGIGGNANSCALLAERLSNNGYRTISWDAPGYGQSTDASVHDDHVDVAAALITELGSGPVHVFGTSWGGVIGTQMAARYPELVRSLVLASSTRGSCLTKESADRMLKRINELRDVGPEVFAARRFRRLVSPVTPTTVADTVRREMAAVRLPGYSAAARMMARTNNTVVLTALKVPSFVVVGRDDFVTGVEESRLVSKLIPGAGFEILEDAGHAALQEQPGLMADAVLRFWAGQA
- a CDS encoding PDR/VanB family oxidoreductase, with the translated sequence MSTSPARRTLRVHQKKWEADGVTSLTLTDPSGAPLPSWVPGAHLSLRLPNGLTREYSLCSDPSSSTSWTVAVLRTPDSRGGSKFVHENLPVGSLLDVEGPRTNFSLEEAGSYVLVAGGVGITPIIAMARQLESDGADWSLLYTGRSRATMAFLDEIAGMPQDRVTVHADDEANGTFADIAGAVGSLDANALVYVCGPEPLMKAVEAALEDPSRLRLERFKAPVPASATAEESTGFDVVCKSTGQRITVGPDISVLDALNQAGVDVPSSCTEGICGTCEVGVVEGDVDHRDFLLSPAEQAESRSMFVCVSRCRSRELVLDL
- a CDS encoding SDR family oxidoreductase, translating into MDLQLKDRTVVVTGASSGVGLATARLLLGEGARVAACARDVDRLEEAFSEFSWADPDSILLESCDVTDRNAADAFITTTLKRFGGIDGLVCNAGRSLMATLEDTTDEQFREEFDLKIFGAWNMIRSARASLARSASAVEVSQPPSSTTRRPGAAIVNVNAILARQPELRLAATSAARAGLLNLTHSIAEDLASDGIRVNSVMLGLIDTGQWRRRFEIAMSDLGYADWSAEIAKDRGIGLGRFGTAEEVAFHIVTLLSPLSGYTTGTTVEVGGGVNRYV